From the Fusobacterium ulcerans ATCC 49185 genome, the window AGTTTTTCTTACTTCATCAAAAAGTCCTTTTGAAAAATGAGTTAATCCTGCTTTCGTTGCTGAATAGACACAGCCATAAGTACTTGATTCTTTAGCTGTAATAGATGATATATTTATAATGGTTCCTCTAATTTTTTTTAAATCTCTCAAAAAAAGTTGTATAAGAACAAGAGGAGCTTCAAGATTAAGAGTCACCATATTATGTATTTTATTTACATTTATCTCTTCATGAGGACCAAAATATCCAACTCCTGCACAATTTATAAGGAGTTCTATTTCAGCTTCTTTCTTTATCTCTTTTACAGTTCTTTCTATTTCAAAAACTTTTGTAAGATCACATACTATTTTTTTAAATTTATCACTTGATACTATCTTATCAAAATTTCTTCCTATTCCATAGACAGTGTACCCCATCTCTATTAATTTTTTTGTTACTGCT encodes:
- a CDS encoding SDR family NAD(P)-dependent oxidoreductase, yielding MKNAVVTGATSGIGLAVTKKLIEMGYTVYGIGRNFDKIVSSDKFKKIVCDLTKVFEIERTVKEIKKEAEIELLINCAGVGYFGPHEEINVNKIHNMVTLNLEAPLVLIQLFLRDLKKIRGTIINISSITAKESSTYGCVYSATKAGLTHFSKGLFDEVRKTGVKVITIHPDITKTPFYDHLDFCQGDDENSYITPECVAGVVEMVLSQRDGTVVTDVTLQPQRHLINKKNKKVIDIKCKV